The genomic stretch GTGGAGCCCGCGTCCGCGGCCTCCGTCGCCGGCCTGCTGCAGGTGGCCGACGCCGGGGAACTCGCGCCGGGCCAGCGGATCGTCTGCACCGTCACCGGCAACGGCCTCAAGGACCCGGAGTGGGCGATCTCCGGCGCGCCGGCACCGGTCACCATCCCGGTCGACGCCGCCGCGGCGGCGGCGCGGCTCGGCCTGTGACGGCCCCCACGCCGTCGGTCCGCATCCGGGTCCCGGCGACCAGCGCCAACCTGGGCCCCGCCTTCGACAGCGCCGGACTGGCGGTGACGATCCACGACGTCGTCGACTTCGCCGTCCGCGAGTCCGGGCTCACCGTCGAGGTGAGCGGCGAGGGCGCGGGCTGCCTGCCGGCCGACGAGTCGCACCTGGTCGTCCGGGCGTTCCGCGCCGCCTGCGAAGACCTCGGCTGGCGGCCGCCGGGCCTGGCCGTCCTCGCGCACAACGGCATCCCGCAGGGCCGTGGCCTGGGCTCGTCGGCCGCGGCCGTGGTCGCCGGCGCCCTGGGCGCCTGGGCACTGTGCCCGGAGGTCGAGGCGATCGACGGCGACGCCGTCCTGCGGCTGGTCACCGGCATGGAGGGGCACCCCGACAACGTCGCGGCCTGCCTCGTCGGCGGCGCGACCCTGAGCTGGGAGACCGGCGACGGCCCCGTCGCCGACGACCTGGACATCTCGCCCGAGGTCCGGCCGATCGTCCTCGTCCCGTCGGCCACGCTGAGCACCGAGAAGGCGCGCGGACTGCTCCCCGACCTCGTCCCGCACGCCGACGCCGCGTTCAACGCCGGCCGCGCGGCGCTGCTCGTGCACGCGCTCACCAGCGAGCCGGCGCTGCTGCTGGCCGCGACGGAGGACCGGCTGCACCAGCAGCAGCGGCGGGCCGCGATGCCGGCGACCCTGGATCTCGTCGACCGGCTCCGGGCGGCCGGCCACGCGGCCGTGGTGTCGGGTGCGGGGCCGAGCGTCCTGGTCCTGTCCCGCCGGTTCCCGGACGATCCGCCGGGCTCGCCGGACGACGCCGCGGACGTGCGCGAGGTGACCGCGCTCACCCCGGAAGGGTGGGAAGTGCTGCCCGTGGACGTCGATCGGGGTGGGGCACGCGTGCTCGCTGCGGCGAACGAGGTATCGTCTCGATAACGAGGAACACACTGGAACCAACCGGTGTTGTCCAGCCTGTGAGCTGCGTCTAGGCTCACGGCGTAGCCGCCCACTCGGGCGAGCCTCGCGCGGGGCCGAAGCAGACGATCTCTCTTCGCCGCTGATCCGCCTCGCACATTTTCGACCCGTTCCCCTGTGTGTGTTCCCGCCCTCGGGCCGGACCGGACGGGGACCGGGGCAATCCTGCGCTGATGAGCGCAGGTCTCCGCAGGGAAGGACCTGTACGTGAGCGAAACCACCGACCTCGTTCCCACCGGCGCGCAGGGCGCTGCCGGCACGGGCGAGGCGCCTGCCGCTTCTGGGACGACGGCAAGCCCCCGTCGCCGCGGCAACGGCCTGTCGGGGATGCTGCTGCCCGAGTTGCAGCGCCTCGCGGCCGAACTGGGCATCTCCGGCACGGGCCGGATGCGCAAGGGCGACCTCGTCGCCGCCATCTCCGCACGCCAGGTGGGCGGCGGGTCCGCCCCGGCGGAGACCGCGACCCCCGGCGGCTCGACGAACGCCCCCGCCGACGCAGCGCCGGCCGCCCGTGGCATCGCCGCCGAGGCCGCTCCGCTCGAGGCGCCGATCAGCGGCGGCGCCAACGGTGGCCCGGTGACCGGCGCGACCGGCGACACCGGCAGCCCCGTGCGTACCCGGCGCGGTGCCCGGCGTCCCGCCGGCGCCCCCAGCGCCGAGAGCACCGCCGAGAGCACCGGCGCCGAGGCCAGCGCGAGCGACACCGCGACCGGAACGACGACCGACACCGACACCGACACCTCTCCGGCCGACGGCGACCAGCGTGCCGACGACGAGCGTCCGCAGCGCAACCGCGACCGCGGCGAGCGCGGCGGCCGCAACCGCGACCGTGACGGCGGCGAGCGCGGCAACCGCGACGCCAACAGGGACGCCAACCGCGACGGCAACAGGGACGCCAACCGCGGCCCCGACCGCAGCGAGCGCAACGACCGCGGCGGCCGTCCGGACAACCGCCCCGACAACCGCACCGAGGGGTCGCGCGCCGACCGCGACAACGACGGTGACGACGACGACTTCGAGGGCGGTCGCGGCCGCCGCGGGCGTCGCTACCGCGACCGCAACCGTCGCGGCGGGAGCAACGGTCGCGACCGTTTCGAGCAGAATGAGCCGACCGTCAGCGAGGACGACGTCCTGCTCCCCGTCGCCGGCATCCTCGACGTCCTCGACAACTACGCGTTCGTCCGGACGTCGGGCTACCTGACCGGTCCCAACGACGTCTACGTGTCGCTGTCGCAGGTCCGCCGCTACGGGCTGCGCCGTGGTGACGCCGTCACCGGCGCCGTCCGGCAGCCGCGCGACGGCGAGCGCAAGGACAAGTACAACGCGCTGGTCCGTCTGGACACGGTCAACGGGCTCGACCCGGAGCAGGCCAAGCAGCGGCCGGAGTTCACCAAGCTCACGCCGCTCTACCCGCAGGAGCGCCTGCGGCTGGAGACCGAGCCGCACCAGCTGACCACCCGGGTCATCGACCTGGTCATGCCGATCGGCAAGGGCCAGCGTGCGCTCATCGTCAGCCCGCCGAAGGCCGGCAAGACGATGGTGCTGCAGGCCCTGGCCAACGCGATCACCACGAACAACCCCGAGTGCCACCTGATGGTCGTGCTCGTCGACGAGCGGCCCGAAGAGGTCACCGACATGCAGCGCTCGGTGAAGGGCGAGGTCATCGCCTCGACCTTCGACCGGCCGCCGTCGGACCACACCACGGTCGCGGAGCTGTCGATCGAGCGGGCCAAGCGCCTGGTCGAGATGGGGCACGACGTCGTCGTCCTGCTGGACTCGATCACCCGCCTGGGCCGCGCGTACAACCTGGCGGCCCCCGCCAGCGGGCGCATCCTGTCCGGTGGCGTCGACTCCACGGCGCTCTACCCGCCCAAGCGCTTCCTCGGCGCCGCCCGCAACATCGAGAACGGCGGCTCGCTGACGATCATCGCCTCGGCGCTGGTCGAGACGGGCTCCACCATGGACACGGTCATCTTCGAGGAGTTCAAGGGCACCGGTAACGCGGAGATCAAGCTGGACCGCCGCCTGGCGGACAAGCGGGTCTTCCCGGCCGTCGACGTCAACGCGTCGGGCACGCGCAAGGAGGAGATCCTCATGTCGCCCGACGAGCTGGCCATCGTCATCAAGCTGCGCCGGGTGCTCGCCGCCCTCGAGCCGCAGCAGGCGCTGGAGCTCCTGCTCGACAAGCTGAAGAAGACCCGCAACAACGTCGAGTTCCTCATGCAGATCCAGAAGACGACGCTGGGCCCGACCAACGACTGAAAGAGGACCCTCCTGCCCCGCACCCCTCGCTGACGCTCGGGTCGGGACCCTGCAGGAGGGCCGGAATGCTGGTCACCCGGCTCGCGTTAACCTGTCCACGACACGAGACTTCCGCAGAAGAGGCGATATGAAGCCCGACATCCACCCGGCCTACAACGTCACCACCGTGACCTGCGGCTGCGGCAACACGTTCACCACGCGCAGCACCTCGCCGACCGGTCAGCTGACCGTCGAGACCTGCTCGGCCTGCCACCCCTTCTACACCGGCAAGCAGCGCATCCTCGACACCGGCGGCCGCGTCGCCCGCTTCGAGAAGCGGTTCGGCAAGCGCGAGACCGCTGCCAAGTAGCGCGTCCGACGGCGCCCGTCCCTCCCCTCGCGGGGCTGGGGCGGGCGCCGTCGCCATGTTTCCGTCAAGTCCGGGCCCGTCGAGAGGAGCCGGCCGTGAGCACGCCTGACCGCCTGTCCGTCCTGCTCGACGAGCACGCCTCCCTCGAGAAGGAGCTCGCCGACCCGGCGGTGCACACCGACCAGGCCCGCGCCCGCCGGCTCAGCCGCCGCTACGCGCAGCTCGCCCCGCTGGTCGAGACCGCCCGCGCCCTGGACCAGGCCCGCGACGACCTCGGCACCGCCCACGAGCTGGCCGGCGAGGACGCCTCCTTCGCCGTCGAGGCGACCTCGCTGGAGGCCCGGGTCGAGGAGCTGTCCGACCGGCTGCGCGAACAGCTCCTCCCGAAGGACCCCGACGACGACAAGGACGTCATCCTCGAGATCAAGGCGGGCGAGGGTGGCGCCGAGTCGGCCTTGTTCGCGGGCGACCTGCTGCGCATGTACCTGCGCTACGCCGAGCGCCGCGGCTGGGCGACCGAGATCCTCGACGCCGTCGAGGCCGAGCTCGGTGGCTACAAGGACGTCGCGGTGGCCATCAAGTCCCGATCGCCTGGGGGCGACGACGGAGCGGGGATCTACGCCCGGCTGAAGTTCGAGGGCGGCGTCCACCGGGTGCAGCGGGTGCCGGTCACCGAGTCGCAGGGCCGCATCCACACCTCCGCCGCCGGCGTCCTGGTCCTGCCGGAGGCTGAGGAGGTCGACGTCACCGTCGACCCGAACGACCTGCGCATCGATGTCTTCCGGTCCTCCGGCCCTGGCGGACAGAGCGTGAACACGACCGACTCCGCCGTCCGGATCACCCACCTGCCCACCGGCATCGTGGTCAGCTCGCAGAACGAGAAGAGCCAGCTGCAGAACCGCGAGTCGGCGCTCCGGGTGCTGCGCTCACGGCTGCTGGCCGCGGCACGCGAGGAGGCCGCCGCGGCGGCGAGCGACCAGCGGCGCAGCCAGGTGCGCACCATGGACCGCAGCGAGCGGGTGCGGACGTACAACTTCCCGGAGAACCGGATCGCCGACCACCGGGTGAACTACAAGGCCTACAACCTCGACCAGGTCCTCGACGGCGATCTCGACGCGGTCATCGACGCGCTGGACCGGGCCAACACCGCCGAGCTCCTGGCGG from Blastococcus sp. PRF04-17 encodes the following:
- the rho gene encoding transcription termination factor Rho, which codes for MSETTDLVPTGAQGAAGTGEAPAASGTTASPRRRGNGLSGMLLPELQRLAAELGISGTGRMRKGDLVAAISARQVGGGSAPAETATPGGSTNAPADAAPAARGIAAEAAPLEAPISGGANGGPVTGATGDTGSPVRTRRGARRPAGAPSAESTAESTGAEASASDTATGTTTDTDTDTSPADGDQRADDERPQRNRDRGERGGRNRDRDGGERGNRDANRDANRDGNRDANRGPDRSERNDRGGRPDNRPDNRTEGSRADRDNDGDDDDFEGGRGRRGRRYRDRNRRGGSNGRDRFEQNEPTVSEDDVLLPVAGILDVLDNYAFVRTSGYLTGPNDVYVSLSQVRRYGLRRGDAVTGAVRQPRDGERKDKYNALVRLDTVNGLDPEQAKQRPEFTKLTPLYPQERLRLETEPHQLTTRVIDLVMPIGKGQRALIVSPPKAGKTMVLQALANAITTNNPECHLMVVLVDERPEEVTDMQRSVKGEVIASTFDRPPSDHTTVAELSIERAKRLVEMGHDVVVLLDSITRLGRAYNLAAPASGRILSGGVDSTALYPPKRFLGAARNIENGGSLTIIASALVETGSTMDTVIFEEFKGTGNAEIKLDRRLADKRVFPAVDVNASGTRKEEILMSPDELAIVIKLRRVLAALEPQQALELLLDKLKKTRNNVEFLMQIQKTTLGPTND
- the rpmE gene encoding 50S ribosomal protein L31, yielding MKPDIHPAYNVTTVTCGCGNTFTTRSTSPTGQLTVETCSACHPFYTGKQRILDTGGRVARFEKRFGKRETAAK
- the prfA gene encoding peptide chain release factor 1, producing the protein MSTPDRLSVLLDEHASLEKELADPAVHTDQARARRLSRRYAQLAPLVETARALDQARDDLGTAHELAGEDASFAVEATSLEARVEELSDRLREQLLPKDPDDDKDVILEIKAGEGGAESALFAGDLLRMYLRYAERRGWATEILDAVEAELGGYKDVAVAIKSRSPGGDDGAGIYARLKFEGGVHRVQRVPVTESQGRIHTSAAGVLVLPEAEEVDVTVDPNDLRIDVFRSSGPGGQSVNTTDSAVRITHLPTGIVVSSQNEKSQLQNRESALRVLRSRLLAAAREEAAAAASDQRRSQVRTMDRSERVRTYNFPENRIADHRVNYKAYNLDQVLDGDLDAVIDALDRANTAELLAAGS
- the thrB gene encoding homoserine kinase, which codes for MTAPTPSVRIRVPATSANLGPAFDSAGLAVTIHDVVDFAVRESGLTVEVSGEGAGCLPADESHLVVRAFRAACEDLGWRPPGLAVLAHNGIPQGRGLGSSAAAVVAGALGAWALCPEVEAIDGDAVLRLVTGMEGHPDNVAACLVGGATLSWETGDGPVADDLDISPEVRPIVLVPSATLSTEKARGLLPDLVPHADAAFNAGRAALLVHALTSEPALLLAATEDRLHQQQRRAAMPATLDLVDRLRAAGHAAVVSGAGPSVLVLSRRFPDDPPGSPDDAADVREVTALTPEGWEVLPVDVDRGGARVLAAANEVSSR